From Primulina tabacum isolate GXHZ01 chromosome 2, ASM2559414v2, whole genome shotgun sequence, one genomic window encodes:
- the LOC142534073 gene encoding uncharacterized protein LOC142534073, producing MVKGPELTGNLRLRINLVTKMTEVRLGALVIADSSRSSSDDESNFIKKGEAAIDLTPVVDLGNGNESLSGGPAENIVRAEIDDGVDSVGENSPAEELKNTSILGEKVETDTCIAPCIIGPMESEVKRLGLVEDNGISKVFMDEPSKKDESIENIVTLYRKDCVTQESHDRVAADIGVELEKDSGVTEVLLVPAPHPVETTTWKSCCGLFEVFAGSRR from the exons ATGGTGAAGGGCCCAGAATTGACAGGGAATTTGAGATTGAGGATAAATCTAGTAACAAAGATGACGGAAGTTCGTCTGGGAGCTCTGGTAATAGCTGACAGTAGCCGTAGCAGTTCAGATGACGAGTCTAATTTTATCAAGAAAGGTGAAGCTGCAATAGATCTTACTCCGGTTGTTGATTTGGGAAATGGCAATGAATCTTTGTCTGGAGGACCAGCTGAGAACATAGTCCGTGCTGAGATTGATGATGGAGTTGATTCGGTCGGTGAAAACTCCCCGGCTGAGGAATTAAAGAACACTTCAATCTTGGGTGAGAAAGTAGAGACAGATACATGTATCGCCCCTTGTATAATTGGACCCATGGAATCTGAGGTAAAAAGGCTGGGTTTAGTTGAAGACAATGGTATTTCAAAGGTTTTTATGGATGAACCATCGAAGAAGGACGAATCTATTGAGAATATTGTTACCCTATATCGTAAGGATTGTGTAACCCAGGAAAGTCATGATAGAGTAGCTGCTGACATTGGAGTTGAACTTGAGAAAGATTCTGGAGTTACTGAG GTGTTGTTGGTTCCTGCTCCACATCCAGTGGAAACAACAACGTGGAAGAGTTGTTGTGGACTGTTTGAGGTGTTTGCAGGGTCTAGGAGATGA